In Xanthocytophaga agilis, the genomic stretch AATCTTCTTTTGCTAACAATTGTCTGTTAGCTCGTAGACTAACCGAACGGGGAGTACGTTTCGTACAACTCTTTGACTGGGGATGGGATTCACATGGCAATGATCCGTCAAATGCATTGGACAAAGGTTTTTCTACGCTGTGTCATAACATAGACAAACCCATTACTGCGTTGCTGAAAGATTTGAAAATGCGTGGGCTATTGGATGAAACGCTGGTTGTATGGGGAGCAGAATTTGGTCGCACTCCAATGCAGGAGAACCGGGAAGGAAAACAAATGGAGTTTAAAGGAAGAGATCATCATACTGAAGCATTCACAGTCTGGATGGCTGGAGGAGGTATAAAGTCAGGATACACACATGGAGAAACCGATGAAATCGGATATTATGGAATCAAAGACCGAACAGATATCTATGATCTCCAGGCTACTATTCTACATTGTTTGGGCTTTAACCATGAAAAGCTTACCTATCCATTCCAGGGACGAAATTTTCGTCTGACAGATGTACATGGAAAAGTAATTACAAAAATTTTAGCGTAACAATCCGATTTACATTCTACATGTTTACCATAACACCAATTTTAGGACAGATTGAAAATACACCTGAATGGGTCTTATTTCTGGGCCGGTTCCATCCTCTGATTGTCCATTTTCCTATTGGAATGGTGATTATGGCAGCTATTATTGAAGTGTTTGCCAGATCTCCCAAATTACAATCATTACGGGAAGCCAATAGCTTTATTCTGTTATGGGGAGCACTAGGTGCCACAGTAGCTTGTATAGCAGGTTTTATGTTATCAAAAAGTGGTGGCTATGACAAAGAATCTCTTAAAACACATGAGTGGCTGGGTTATGGCGTCGCTGCTTCGTGCTGGTTTGCGTATTTTCTAAAACGAAGCCAGACTACTATTCTACATAAGATCTATACTCCTATTTTTACAGGCTGTGTATTTCTTATTTTTGCGGCAGGGCACTATGGTGGCAACCTGACACATGGGTCTGACTATCTGACACAATACATGCCTCAACCTATTCGGTCACTAGCCGGGCTTCCTGTTCAGAAAAAAGAAAAACAAACTACCCGGAAAATTACAGACATTAATCAGGCACTGGTATTTGAAGATTTAGTACAACCTGCCTTGGAGCAAACCTGTATTAGTTGCCACAATCCAGAGAAACAAAAAGGAGATTTGCGTATGGATACACCTGAGATGCTTCTAAAAGGTGGCAAGAATGGTCCTATTCTGGTCGCTGGTAAAGCTGAAGATAGTGAAATGATTAAAAGAATACACCTACCACTGGAAGATGATGATCATATGCCTCCTAAAGGCAAAACGCAGCTAAGCGACAATCAGATGGCAATGCTTATATGGTGGATTAATCAGGGTGCGTCTTTTAATAAAAAGATTTCAGATTTGACAGTTAGTGAAGATATGAAGCCTGTACTCGCATCTTTTATAAGTGGGGGAAATACTGAGAACAAAGAAGATAAGCCTGCCATAATTAATGTTCCTAAGGCGGATGCGAGAGCAATAGATGCATTAAGAAAAATAAATGTATTTGTAATGCCTATTGCTCAGGAAAATAATTTACTTGAAATCAGTTTCGTTAATGTCAAGACTTTTACAGATGAAAAGGCCACTTTATTATCACCTGTTTCACAGCAGACCATCTGGCTTAAAATGAGCCACCTCGCCATTGGAGAAAAAACAATTGCAGAAATTGGTAAATTTAATAACCTGACTCGATTACATTTGGAGTATACCAACATTACAGATCTGGATTTGAAAAAAATCGGAAAACTAAGCTCACTGGAATACTTAAACCTGATAGGTACTTCAGTCTCAGATATAGGTCTGAAAGAACTTACTTCTTTAAAAAAACTCAAGAAGCTATACCTATGGCAGACCAAAGTGACTCCACAAGGAGCTGTCGAATTACAAAAAGTATTACCTGAGACAGAAATTAATCTGGGAGATGATACTATATCTGGCACAGCCAGATTAATTTCTGAGAAGAAATAAGCAACCAGCATCTTACAAGAGTAGGTGTATAAAACATTTTAATTTTTTATATCGTATTCTTACAAATAATTGAATGCTAACCATTTGATAGTTCCCAATTTGTATTACTATCTTTGCCCGCTAAACACAAACACTTATTTGGTGTTTTGGATAAAGATTGAATAAATTGGTATGATCAAACCATTAAGACCTCTATTACTGCTTATTTACATTGCCGTATTTCTTGCAATTGTACTTACTCTTCTGCCTCCTGAGATCCGTATCTATGATACATTGACATTTCGTTCGTTTTCATTAAGGAGTCTGATCGAGAAGCCAAAGGATACATATGCTGATATTTCAGCAATTACCTCTCAGCTCTCAACAACTGATTCTCTGGTTACTCAGGCATCTTCTACAGAGAAGATAGATACTCAAAAAACAGTGCTGGACACTGTAAAAGCACTGAATCTACCTGTAGAGAGTCAGTACAGGCTTCAATTCCCTGAAGAGGACACAACAGTGATGAATAATTTCTTCGCTGCATTAAGAGAGTCATCTGGCACACAATTGATTCGTGTGTTGCATTATGGAGATTCACAGATTGAAGGGGATCGTATTTCATCCTATCTCAGAAGCCGGCTTCAGCAGCGTTTTGGCGGGTGTGGTGTAGGTCTTGTCCCTTTGCTTGATGTAGTAGGGAGCCGGATGTCAATAGCTCAGTACTCAGATCCTGAATGGCAAAAATTATTTGTGTATAGCAATGGATATAAGAAAGCTGATGCAGATAGCTATGGTGTAATGGGTGCTGTTTTCAGGTATTCAAGTGCTAATCGATCTGCAAAGAATGAATATTTTGCTATGAAGATAGACACCATTCGGGATACTTCCCAACACGCAATTTATATACCTCGCAAAGATCCTGGAGTATTGGTTTCCTATGCTGAATTAAAGAGAGGATATCCAAAGGACAAACAGGCTCAGGTACTAAAAATCTTATACCGTAATCCACAAGCCCCTTTTCAGGTAACAATTCAGGAAGGTTTTGATAGCACGCAATATGCCAGGTTAGACACTTCCTCTCAGTTTCATATCTATTCTCACCGACTAAAGAAAGATTTTGATAAGTTAACGCTTACCTTTAGAGGTACTCCTAGTCCGGATTTGTATGCCGCCTGTCTGGATTGTGAACGAGGAGTCGCTGTAGACAATATTCCTTTTAGAGGAAGTTCTGGGGTGGACTTCACGCGTATGAATAAAAGCCTATTAGGGGCTCAGATTAAAGCCTTGAATGTACGGATGATTATTCTCCAGTTTGGTGTAAATATAGTTCCCTATGTACAAAAGGATTATTCGTGGTATGAACAATCTTTATCCCGACAGTTAAAGCTATTCAAGGAACTAGCACCCAATGCATCTATCCTGGTTATTGGTGTTTCGGATATGTCACATCGGGAAGGAGAATCCTATGTATCCTATCCAAATATTGAGAAGATTAGAGATGCACAGCGAAAAGCAGCATTTAAGGCCGGTTGTGCATTCTGGGATACATATGTGGCTATGGGTGGAAAGAACTCTATGCCTAGTTGGGTATTTGCCAAACCTGCCTTGGCTAAGCATGATTTCATACACTTTACTCCTAAAGGCGCAATGATTATCAGCGAGATGCTTTACAAGGCATTGATTCGCGAATACGAATTATATAGAACGTCTGTTAGCACTGTTGTTCAATAAAATACAAGTGTTCAGATGCTATATAAATAAGCATCTGAACACTTGTATTTTATTGTGCCCAATAATCCACTACACAGGCTTTTTCGAGGTAAGGCTTCACATATTTTTCTCCAAATTCCTTATGAGCCGGGTGTGGAAGATAGGCATCCCGATCTTTTTCCGAATCAAAAGTGAGCAGGAAACAGTGAGTGAAGCCTTGATTTAAGCCTTCCGGACTATTATTGAGGCCAAACTCAAGACCTTTGATCTCTTTTATTTTATTTGCCAGAGTAGTGAATGCTTTCTCTACCTCTTTGATTTGTTCAGGGGTAGTGCTGTCTTTAAACTTAAATAAAACTACATGTCTTAATACTTTGGGATTTTTCTTCATAGTCTGACTATATAGAGAAGTTGTGACACAAAAAGATAGGAAACTGAGAACAAGCAAAAAGAAATATTTCATACAGTAAAGGTGATAAAAGTGATTGGATAAACTATCTGTGAAAATAACATCTTTCTCCGGGTAAAACGCTATCGCTGGACTTTTATAAAAGAGCTACATCAGGTTTGTATTTACATACGAATAAATGCTGCTCGTTTTTTACTAACTTTCGGGCATGTTTATTGAACCACATCTAGGAAAATACCATCGAGATAAGAATCTGCGTACCACAGGGTGGATTGAGGTTATCTGTGGGTCAATGTTTTCGGGTAAGACAGAAGAGCTAATCCGCCGATTGAACCGAGCCAACATTGCACGACAGAAGGTAGAAATCTTTAAGCCTGCTATTGATACGCGTTACCATGATATAGATGTGGTCTCCCATAACTCCAATTCCATTCCAAGCACTCCTATTAGCACGCCACAAGAGATATTTTTATGGACCAGTAATTGTGAAGTAGTAGGCATTGACGAAGCTCAGTTTTTTGATGATAGTCTGGTAGAAGTTTGTGTTACTCTTGCCAATACTGGAAAACGTGTAATAATAGCCGGACTTGATATGGATTTTCAGGGTAGACCATTTGGCAGTATGCCTGCTCTCATGGCTGTTGCCGAATTTGTTACAAAAGTTCATGCTATTTGTGCCGTATGTGGTAGTGTTGCCTCCTATTCATTCAGGTTAAATGCCTCTCAGGAAAGAGTCTTATTAGGAGAAACAGACAGTTATGAAGCTCGTTGTCGCCGTTGTTATAATGAGGGAATGTTGGAGCAGGAGCGTAAACGCAAACTATAATACTAGAAAGCTTTTATACATTTTCAATGGCCAGGATAGAAAGTTATTGTATTTCTTGTATGAAGAATTTAATTAAAATACTTTGGCAGGGTTAATACATCTTTTCATCTTCTATCCGGATCACATGAAAAAATTATTGCTCCTTTTTTTTATTTCTCTACTCTCAAATTCCTTATTTGCTACTGTTAAAGTTGCCTCTTTGTTCTCAGACGGAATGGTATTACAACGAAATACCAGAAATGCTGTTTGGGGATGGGCTACACCAGGTGCACTGGTTACAATAACTTGGCAAAACAAGACATACACTGCTACTACAGATAATATGGGTAGCTGGATGCTATACCTGGATGCAACTCCTGCTGGTGGGCCTTACACATTGACAATTACAGAGAAAAATCAGATTCAAATCAATGATATACTAGTTGGAGAAGTCTGGATATGTTCAGGTCAGTCTAATATGGAATGGCGTATGAATATGCTTAATCACAAGTATGATGCAGATATTGCTTCTTCTGCCAACCCTAATATTCGTCATATTAAAATAAAAAATACAACTAGTATTGTTCCACTAAAAGAGGTTACTACCAGTGGCTGGAAATCGGCAAGTCCGGATAATACCCCCGAATTTTCTGCTGTCGCCTATTTTTTTGCCAGAGAGTTGTATACAAAATTGAAAGTTCCGATTGGTCTGATCTCCTCAAATTGGGGAGGCACAGTTGCTCAGGCATGGACTAGCATAGAAGGTTTAGAAGGATTTGCTAATTACCAGACTGAGTATACCAACTGGAAAACCCAGATAAGTGGCAATGCGATGGAGATGGAAAAGCAATATGCTGCTTATCAGGCGGAGCTAGCCTCAAAAGATAAAGGCTCAAAGAAATGGATGCTTCCTTCATTGACTACTACAGATTGGAAAACTATGTCAATGCCAAACAACTGGGAACATACAGAATTGGATACGATAGATGGCATTGTGTGGTTACGTAAAGAAATTATACTAAGCAAAGCGGATATAAGTAAGGGTGCAATTCTACATCTGGGGGCTATTGATGATGAAGATATTACGTATGTGAATGGTATACAAGTTGGTGCAACAGAAGGATACAATAATGAGAGAAACTACCTCATAAAAGACAAACTACTGAAACCGGGAAAGAATGTAATCGCAATTCGTGTATTGGATACCTATGGTGGTGGAGGTTTATGGGGGGAAGCGAAAAAGCTTGTATTGGAAACAGGAGGAAAGCAAATTTCATTGGCAGGTGATTGGCAATATAAGGTTTCAGAAGAATATAAAAACCTGCCACATAATCCTAGGGTAGATATGAATTCTCCTAATCATCCTGCTTTGTTATTCAATGGGATGATTGCTCCACTGATACCTTATGGAATCAAAGGTGTGATTTGGTATCAGGGAGAATCTAATGCAGATAAGGCATATGAATACCGTAAATTATTTCCTTTCATGATTACAGACTGGCGTAATCGGTGGAAGTTGGGCGAATTCCCTTTCTTATTTGTTCAACTGGCTAACTTTATGAAGGTATCTTCAGAGCCATCAGAAAGTGATTGGGCAGAGCTAAGAGAGGCTCAGGTAAAGACACTTTCATTACCTGTAACTGGTATGGCTTGTATAATAGATATTGGGGAAGCAGAAGATATACATCCTAAAAATAAGCTGGATGTAGGAAAGCGTTTGGCTTTTAATGCACGCAAGATAGCTTATGGAGAAGACATGGTACATTCCGGGCCACTCTATTTTTCTCAGAATATAGAAGGTGATAAAATTCGTATAACTTTTACAAACATAGGTACAGGATTAATAGCAAAGGGAAATGAGTTGAAGGGATTTGCTATTGCAGGAGAGGATCGGAAATTTGTTTGGGCACAGGCGCGTATTGATGGAAATCAAATTATTGTGTGGAGTGATAAAGTGGCAAAGCCTGTTGCAGTTCGTTATGCATGGGCAAATAATCCGGAAGGATGTAATTTATATAATGTTGAAGAGTTTCCTGCCTCTCCTTTCCGAACAGATGAATGGAAAGGTATTACTGCAGACAGGTAGTATTGTTAAGTTTCTTATTTTCAGATGTATATGTAAATATGTGACTATTTATATGGTATAATGGTATCTATATGAACTATAGAGATATTGAATATACTTTTTAGAAGAATAGAAACTTTAGATCAGCACGGTACAAAATCGTGCTGATTTTTTGTAAATCTGAAGGAGATATATCAATTTGCAAATTGGTTCTGAGCAAATGCAGAGGTGTAACCAAAGTATCACTGAGTGACTTTGGGGTTTGCCATAAACTGCCTGTTAAATTATGCTTTCACGCGAAAATATTATACGGATTGTTGTTTCTGTCAACATTGTAAGTTGGTTGTTGTTGTTGGGGCTTAATTTAATTACCTTATTACAGGGATATGATAAAACAACTTTTGGGGTCCCGATAGCCATAAGGGGACTCCTGCTTAATCTCTTTCTTATCTTAGTTTTTTTCTACTTCAAAGCCAGATCTGAAGAAGAAAGAGGTAGCTCTTTTGTCGATCAACTAGTACGATTACTCGATGTTGGCTGGGTTTTGGCTCTAATCTCCATTGTATTACGATTTGCGGATTTCTTTTTTGATCAGTTTCTACATGATCGGTCTGCACAGATGATTCTGCTATTTTATCATATTCATATTGGTTTGGTTACATTATTTCTTACCCAGACTTTTTTTGTATGGAAGAAGTTTATTTTATACCAGCGTTCCAGGAGATTACAACTTACATGGCAAATATTTGAATATGCTTTGCTGGCTAGTCTTTTCTTTAATTTCTTTCAGTTAGACTCGTCTGATGCACTTTTTTATATCATACTCATTCCATTGTCTCTACTGGGTATAATTACTGCTTTTAATCTTAAGTGGGTCGCCTATCTGGATGTAAGAGATAAGTGGAAGGCGATATTACTTACTTTTTTAATTGGATTGTTTTGTGCCTATTTTTTCTGGAATCTGAGCACGTATGCACGAGATACAGAGATTGTAACCAATCTTATTCAGAGTGTATATATTCTGGCCTTGTTTGTGTTTGTAGGTGGTTATAGTGTACTTGGATGCGCAGTTTTGTTATTTAATCTGCCGACTTCTGTTGTCTTTGAACAGAAGATAGAAGAACTTCTTGATTTCCAGCGCTTGACACAAACATTTCAGGCGAAGGAAAATGAGACACAGGTATATGAGACTTTATTACAAAGTACGAGTAAGGCTTCAGATGCAGATGCTGCATGGTTGATAGTGGCAAATGAGAACAGACAAATTACTAATGTGCTAACTAAAAATATACAGAAGCAGCAAGCACTAGCTACTGAGAAAAAAATTGTAAAAGAATTAAAATATACTGCACAAAGTCCGATCTCTGAAAATATACGAAAAGGATTACTGGATGGAATAATAGATGATATGAACTATCAGTCCGTACTATTAGTCCCATTGATTTTTCAGGATAAGCTGCATGGAACTTTAGGATTGCTGAAAACTCAGAAAGATGGCTTTACAACAGATAATGTGGAGTTGATCAGCACATTTGCCCGTATGACTGGGGTAGCGATTGAAAACTTTCGTCTGGTATCAAAAGTGATTGAAAATGAGAGATACCAGGAGTCGCTGAATATTGCCAGAAAAGTACAGCAAAAACTCTTGCCTGATCACTTTGATGATAACAACTACTTTGAGATCAGTGCTTTTTCTCAATCCGGAGACGAAGTCGGAGGAGATTATTATGATATTTTCCAGATATCGGATTCTCGTGTGATATTAATTATTGGTGATGTATCTGGAAAAGGTACTTCAGCAGCTTTTCATATGGCACAAATGAAAGGAATCTTTCATAGCCTTGTAGAGCTACATCCACCACCACATCGTTTTCTAGCGCTGGCAAACAATGCACTAAGCCGTTGTCTGGACAAGGATCAGTTTATCACCGCAAGTGTTTTCATGATTGATAGTGAAAAAGGTGTGATACACCATGCAAGAGGGGGACATTGTCTGGCTATTTATTACAGCAATGAAACACAAAGTTCCTCATTGTTACAAAATAAAGGAATGGGATTGGGATTACTGAGACGGCCAGATTATATCAAACATGTGACTACAAAAACACATAGCTATCAGTCTGGAGACTGGTTGATATTGTATACTGATGGGATTCTGGAAGCGCGTAATGCAGATGGAGATGAATTTGGCGAACAACGTCTGCTCACATTTACTGATACTCATACAGGATTATCTACAACCCACTTCATTGACGCATTCTGGGACTATTTCCGTCATTTTTGTGGCGAATCAGAACAACAAGATGATTATACGATTGTAGCCGTACGTTTTCTATAAAAAAGCCTCCATTGTATACAATGGAGGCTTTTTTATTATTATCTGATTTCTAATTCAAATGGGAGGCGGGTTTGTGTTCCCTGCCAGCTTTTCAGCTTTTGAATATCCTTGATATAAGGTGCAAGAACTCCTGTATGTTTTTGGATTATTTTTGTTTCCATTGTTTCATTTGAATCCCCAAAGAGTTCTTCGATCAATGGTTTTTGTTCAGGCAAATAGCGTAATCGATAATCTCCTTCTTTCAACTTCGCTAATTTGGCGGCTTCGGCAACAGCATCTTCAAGACCACCAAGCGCATCTACCAGACCATTTTGTTTTGCTTGTTCTCCAGTCCATACTCGTCCGGAAGCGATTTTTCTAAGATCTTCTACATTCATCTTACGGCCTTTAGCAGCTTTGGTTGTAAAGTCCTCATATACACTTTCTGTACGTTTCTGAAACCACTGTCTTTCAAAGTCTGACATGTTGCGAGTAGGCAATCCGATATCTGCATAACTATTGGTTTTTACACCATCTACTGTTACCCCTAACTTGTCATTTAGAAGATCTTTCACATTGAACCACAAGCCAAATACTCCAATAGATCCCGTTAAAGTAGTTGGGTGAGCAATAATTTTATCACATCCCATAGCCATGTAATAACCACCTGATGCAGCATAATCCGACATAGATGCCACTACTGGTTTCTTTTCTTTAGTTAACTGAATTTCTCTCCACATTACATCTGATGCGAGACTACTACCTCCTGGTGAGTTGATACGTAATACTACTGCCTTTATTTTTTCATCTTCACGTGCTTTACGTAATGCTTCTGCTATACGATCAGAGCCAATAGATTCGTCTCCCCCATCTCCTGAATTAATCTCACCTGAAGCTACAATGACAGCGATACGATTGTCATAACTGCCTGATTCTGACTTTTCTTTGTTGTCAGCCTTGTTGTATTTGGCAAATGAAATAAATTCAATCTTTTTCTTTTCATCCTGTTTCAATGCTTTCTTAATAGCTGTTTCTACTTCATCTGCATAGCCTACATCTGTCACAAGTTTATATTGTTGAGCATCTTTAGGTTCGCGAATCGTCAGTGAGTCTGCCAAAGCTTGTAGCTCATTTGTTGAAATTCCTCTGGCATCACTAATAGTTTTTAATAAATGCGAATTGATAGAAGTCAGGAATGAACGGGTTTGTTCACGACTAGGTTCACTCATATCTTGGCGCAAAAAAGGCTCTACAGCACTTTTATAGTCACCTACTTTAAAAATCTCTGGTTTAACTCCTAGTTTATCCAGTGTGCCTTTTAAGAAAGTAATACTGGCATTCAGACCATTCCATTCTACTATTCCTTCAGGATTAAGGTAGATCTTATCAGCTACAGACGCCAAATAAATGCTTTTCTCTGTATAGTATTCTCCATAGGCAATGATAAATTTGCCTGATTTCTTGAAGTCTACTAAAGAAGTACGTATTTCTTCTAAAGTAGGATATCCGGCTGTAGAGCCATACATGTCTGGTTCAAGGTAAATGCCTTTGATATTGTTATCGTTCTTAGCAGCTGCAATTGTCTGACGGATTTGGATAAGACCAACAGAATTGGGATTACCGCTAAGAGAATTGGCAAGTTCGGCAAACGAATCATTTTCTCGGCCTCTTTCAACAATGGGTTTATCAAACTTAAGCTTTAAAACAGAGTTTTCTTTTACAGTTACTTTGTCACCTGATGATGCAGCAGTGATAAAGCCTAAGAAAATAAAAAATGCCAGCAGCGAAAAGATTACCAGCCCAATAACAGTTGCCAGCACATATTTCAGAAATTGCAACATAAATTATGTATATAAGTTAAGTAATAAGAAAAGTGAACAAATTCAATCGCATAAAAATACTAAAATACAGAGCCTAACCTAATCAGGCCTAAGTATGCGATCTATTTACTAACATCAAAAATACAGAAACTGTTTTGTCATTGTGTCACTTTTACATCAATGGTTATTAATACGTATCTACTGCTGGGAACCAATTTGGGTGACCGAAAACTTAATATTGAGAGTGCGATTTTCCAGATTGAAAATCAGATAGGAGCTATTGTGTCAAGGTCGTCCGTCTATGAAACAGAACCTTGGGGAGTTACAAACCAACCCAATTACTGGAATCAGGTAGTTCAACTAAATACACAATTGACTCCTCAAGATGTGCTTAATACAATCCACAAAATAGAACGTGAACTTGGAAGAGAAAGACGGATTCGGTGGGAAGCGCGTTTGATAGATATTGATATTTTATATATCAATGATTGGGTATTGGAGGAAGAGAATCTGGTTGTTCCTCATCCTCGTATTGCAGATAGACGTTTTGTTCTTGCACCTTTAACTGAGATTGCACCAGATTTTGTACATCCTGTTTGGAACAAAACAAATCAGGAGTTACTAACTGCTTGCAATGATTCTTTAACAGTTCTCAAGATAACCTAAGATTATCTCAGAGACTTGTAGCGTTATCGTTGAAACGTTTGCAAAAGGATAAACGAAGTGAGTTTTCTGCTCCCAGGTTACTTTTAAAACGCATCAATCCATAATTGGGTACACTTTGATCTGTAGCAATTCCCAGATCTACCATCTTATATCCTTCCTGTTGTGCTATTTTGTATACTTCTGACGTGATGAAAACAGAGGGGCTATAGTTTAAAAAGTATTCATTGTCAGCTGGATAGAAGTTGTAGAGAATGTCTTTATTGATACGAACAGTTACTGTAAGTGCAGCAAGTTCATCTCTATAGATTGCAACAAAAACCCGATAGACGTTAGGCATTTGCATGAATAGATTTCGAAATGTTTCCAGTGGCAGAGTCATCGGAAACCCTTTACGGATACGAGCTTGATGGATGAATGTATGAATTTTAGATAGGTCAGGCGATTTTTCTTCTTTAAAAATCATTCCAGATTGGACACACTTACGCAGACGCCTTTTTTCTGAATAGTGCATACGTTTTTCCAGTGGCTCATTAGTTACAGGAATATGATAGTTTACCTCTGAATTATCAATGGTATATCCGTTTCTAAGAAGTGCAGCTGTAATTTTTTGTGCAGCGCTTAGATTATAAGCAAAAGGATAATTGGTTAGCTTAACCTGGTGAATATTTTGAGAACATAGAAATTGGTCAACATGCTGAATGAATAAATCAAGTAATGAGTCTGGTAGCCCCTGATGAATTTCTATACCTCCAAAAGTTGCTTTCACTGGACTTACTGCTAGTGTATCCTTTATAGAGACATGCAACAAACACTCAGAATGTTTGAGCCTCATATTTTGTAAGCTGAAAGAGAATATAGTATTTTGTAATTGATTTTGGAGATACTGATTGGTATTAAACAGATATATCCCCTCTGGTATGTAATTTGCTTGATTGAGTTGATATACCTGAAATAAGTATTCTTTTTCAATGAGTTGGCTAAAAATCATCTGGTAAAAATTTCCACAAATCTGAGTAAATATTTCAACAACTAAGCACATCTTGGCTTAAGGAAACGAAAATTTTTCACTACAAAAAATTTAAAAACCCGCAAAAAGTCACATATACGTAAGGCTTTTTGCGGGTTTTTAAATACTTTTGTTTTAAAGTATTTAAAGTACTTATATTATTTAAGATATTGTTTATCAGTTAGTAGTGATGTTTTAGGGAAGTAAATATATTGTATTGAGATGGTTGAAATATTACATAACCGAAGAGTTATATCAGTATAATCGTCGTAACTCCATTTATATAAATACGTATCCCTTTAAAAGATTGAGCCAGGTTTCGACGAATCAATAATTTTGGCATACCAGCAGAACTATTATTCGACCAAATACTATCCACACTTTATCATAATCTGGCATACAAAGAAATAAATAAATTGATAGACCTAGAGTATAATCAAGCCATAGAAGCTATGCCGAAATTTACAGGGAGAGCTATTTATAAAATTTTTGCTGTTCTTAACTTTGCTAT encodes the following:
- a CDS encoding GAF domain-containing SpoIIE family protein phosphatase; amino-acid sequence: MLSRENIIRIVVSVNIVSWLLLLGLNLITLLQGYDKTTFGVPIAIRGLLLNLFLILVFFYFKARSEEERGSSFVDQLVRLLDVGWVLALISIVLRFADFFFDQFLHDRSAQMILLFYHIHIGLVTLFLTQTFFVWKKFILYQRSRRLQLTWQIFEYALLASLFFNFFQLDSSDALFYIILIPLSLLGIITAFNLKWVAYLDVRDKWKAILLTFLIGLFCAYFFWNLSTYARDTEIVTNLIQSVYILALFVFVGGYSVLGCAVLLFNLPTSVVFEQKIEELLDFQRLTQTFQAKENETQVYETLLQSTSKASDADAAWLIVANENRQITNVLTKNIQKQQALATEKKIVKELKYTAQSPISENIRKGLLDGIIDDMNYQSVLLVPLIFQDKLHGTLGLLKTQKDGFTTDNVELISTFARMTGVAIENFRLVSKVIENERYQESLNIARKVQQKLLPDHFDDNNYFEISAFSQSGDEVGGDYYDIFQISDSRVILIIGDVSGKGTSAAFHMAQMKGIFHSLVELHPPPHRFLALANNALSRCLDKDQFITASVFMIDSEKGVIHHARGGHCLAIYYSNETQSSSLLQNKGMGLGLLRRPDYIKHVTTKTHSYQSGDWLILYTDGILEARNADGDEFGEQRLLTFTDTHTGLSTTHFIDAFWDYFRHFCGESEQQDDYTIVAVRFL
- the sppA gene encoding signal peptide peptidase SppA, producing MLQFLKYVLATVIGLVIFSLLAFFIFLGFITAASSGDKVTVKENSVLKLKFDKPIVERGRENDSFAELANSLSGNPNSVGLIQIRQTIAAAKNDNNIKGIYLEPDMYGSTAGYPTLEEIRTSLVDFKKSGKFIIAYGEYYTEKSIYLASVADKIYLNPEGIVEWNGLNASITFLKGTLDKLGVKPEIFKVGDYKSAVEPFLRQDMSEPSREQTRSFLTSINSHLLKTISDARGISTNELQALADSLTIREPKDAQQYKLVTDVGYADEVETAIKKALKQDEKKKIEFISFAKYNKADNKEKSESGSYDNRIAVIVASGEINSGDGGDESIGSDRIAEALRKAREDEKIKAVVLRINSPGGSSLASDVMWREIQLTKEKKPVVASMSDYAASGGYYMAMGCDKIIAHPTTLTGSIGVFGLWFNVKDLLNDKLGVTVDGVKTNSYADIGLPTRNMSDFERQWFQKRTESVYEDFTTKAAKGRKMNVEDLRKIASGRVWTGEQAKQNGLVDALGGLEDAVAEAAKLAKLKEGDYRLRYLPEQKPLIEELFGDSNETMETKIIQKHTGVLAPYIKDIQKLKSWQGTQTRLPFELEIR
- the folK gene encoding 2-amino-4-hydroxy-6-hydroxymethyldihydropteridine diphosphokinase, with the translated sequence MVINTYLLLGTNLGDRKLNIESAIFQIENQIGAIVSRSSVYETEPWGVTNQPNYWNQVVQLNTQLTPQDVLNTIHKIERELGRERRIRWEARLIDIDILYINDWVLEEENLVVPHPRIADRRFVLAPLTEIAPDFVHPVWNKTNQELLTACNDSLTVLKIT
- a CDS encoding GNAT family N-acetyltransferase — encoded protein: MRLKHSECLLHVSIKDTLAVSPVKATFGGIEIHQGLPDSLLDLFIQHVDQFLCSQNIHQVKLTNYPFAYNLSAAQKITAALLRNGYTIDNSEVNYHIPVTNEPLEKRMHYSEKRRLRKCVQSGMIFKEEKSPDLSKIHTFIHQARIRKGFPMTLPLETFRNLFMQMPNVYRVFVAIYRDELAALTVTVRINKDILYNFYPADNEYFLNYSPSVFITSEVYKIAQQEGYKMVDLGIATDQSVPNYGLMRFKSNLGAENSLRLSFCKRFNDNATSL